The Cloeon dipterum chromosome 3, ieCloDipt1.1, whole genome shotgun sequence genome includes a region encoding these proteins:
- the LOC135940213 gene encoding complex I assembly factor ACAD9, mitochondrial-like has translation MLCGVRGVLRARQVAGVLCRTAASEVGRPLTADTMLTDKYEKKRTQAKPFAKELFLGRVDCDLFAYPEVLDPERLQTLNEMVAPIEKFFNERLDSRAIDREAKIPPEVLNALKEMGLFGQQIPEEFGGLGLNATEFARIAEVTALDGSVAVTLAAHQSIGLKGLLICGTEEQKRKYLPRLATGEWVAAFCLTEPSSGSDAASIQTRATLDKDGKTWRLNGGKIWISNGGIADFFTVFAKTEQFDEMGQKVDKVTAFVVERGFGGITSGKPEDKLGIRGSNTTEVHFDNTPIPMENVLGEVGGGFKVAMNILNSGRFSMGSSSAGVLKKLIKLVTTHATERKQFGKQLKEFGLIKEKVAKLSLDVYAMESMAYMTAGILDLYDNPDCAMEAAMVKVYSSEAAWTGVSECLQILGGLGYMKDYPYERYLRDSRIMMIFEGTNEILRIFISVLGLQHAGAELQETVRKARNPLLYPGYTYRLLRTQFRHKMDSPKMNLRLKGFTHPSLEAATNNVEYCVLRLQYATMMVLQRYGKDVIDAQLELRRIADIAINVYAAFASVSRASRSYCIGLHNAEYELVLAHTVTLKTLALVRQYVGELEAGPLNGLDQAHMDIGKKVFEKGGYYAAHPLSKNFV, from the exons ATGCTGTGCGGAGTACGAGGTGTGTTGCGCGCTAGGCAGGTGGCGGGCGTGCTGTGCCGGACGGCGGCGTCCGAGGTGGGACGGCCGCTCACGGCGGACACGATGCTAACCGACAAGTACGAGAAGAAACGCACGCAGGCCAAGCCGTTCGCCAAGGAGCTGTTCCTCGGCAGGGTCGACTGCGACCTGTTCGCCTACCCCGAAGTGCTCGACCCTGAGCGGCTGCAGACCCTGAACGAGATGGTGGCGCCGATCGAGAAGTTCTTCAACGAGCGGCTCGACTCGCGTGCCATCGACCGGGAGGCTAAGATCCCTCCAGAGGTGCTGAATGCCCTCAAGGAGATGGGCCTCTTCGGCCAGCAGATCCCCGAGGAGTTCGGCGGGCTGGGTCTCAACGCCACCGAGTTCGCCCGCATCGCTGAGGTGACCGCCCTGGACGGCTCGGTGGCCGTCACCCTCGCCGCCCACCAGTCCATCGGCCTCAAG GGGCTGCTGATCTGCGGCACGGAGGAGCAAAAGCGCAAGTACCTGCCGCGGCTAGCCACCGGCGAGTGGGTGGCCGCGTTCTGCTTGACGGAGCCGAGCAGCGGCTCCGACGCCGCCTCCATCCAGACGCGGGCCACGCTGGACAAGGACGGCAAGACGTGGCGTCTGAACGGCGGCAAAATCTGGATCAGCAACGGCGGCATCGCCGACTTCTTCACCGTCTTCGCCAAGACGGAGCAGTTCGACGAGATGGGTCAAAAGGTGGACAAGGTGACGGCGTTCGTGGTCGAGCGAGGCTTTGGTGGAATCACCTCCGGAAAGCCCGAGGACAAACTCGGCATTCGCGGCTCCAACACCACCGAGGTGCACTTTGACAACACGCCCATCCCCATGGAAAATGTCCTCGGCGAGGTTGGCGGGGGATTCAAG GTGgcgatgaatattttgaacagCGGCCGATTCAGCATGGGCAGCTCTTCAGCGGGCGTGCTGAAGAAGCTGATTAAGCTGGTGACAACGCACGCGACCGAGCGCAAGCAGTTCGGCAAGCAGCTGAAGGAATTCGGCTTGATCAAAGAGAAGGTGGCCAAGCTGAGTTTGGACGTGTACGCCATGGAGAGCATGGCTTACATGACCGCCGGCATCCTCGACCTCTACGACAACCCCGACTGCGCCATGGAGGCCGCCATGGTCAAGGTCTACAGCTCCGAAGCCGCCTGGACGGGAGTCAGTGAATGCCTGCAAATTCTAG gtGGTCTGGGCTACATGAAAGACTACCCTTATGAGCGCTACCTGCGGGACTCGCGAATCATGATGATCTTCGAGGGCACCAACGAGATCCTGCGCATCTTTATCTCTGTACTCGGGCTGCAGCACGCGGGCGCCGAGCTGCAAGAGACGGTGCGAAAGGCGCGCAACCCTCTACTCTACCCCGGCTACACGTACCGGCTGCTGCGGACGCAATTCCGCCACAAAATGGACTCGCCCAAGATGAACCTGCGTCTCAAGGGCTTCACGCACCCGTCTTTGGAGGCGGCCACCAACAACGTTGAGTACTGCGTGTTGCGTCTGCAGTACGCGACCATGATGGTGCTGCAGCGGTACGGCAAGGACGTGATCGACGCACAGCTCGAGTTGCGACGCATCGCCGACATTGCCATCAATGTGTACGCGGCGTTCGCGTCCGTGTCGCGCGCCTCACGCTCCTATTGCATCGGCTTGCACAATGCAGAGTACGAATTGGTGCTTGCACATACAGTCACCTTGAAAACGCTTGCGCTGGTAAGGCAGTACGTTGGGGAACTCGAGGCCGGGCCCCTCAACGGACTTGACCAGGCACACATGGACATTGGGAAGAAGGTCTTTGAAAAGGGAGGTTATTACGCCGCCCACCCGCTCAGCAAGAACTTTGTatga
- the LOC135940221 gene encoding uncharacterized protein LOC135940221 — MLRKLLLACLLANVVLGFVDDGQLSFRNKTYIIGSKKFSWYKAFTYCAEKGMHLLNLESINSNKWLTNYLDVKIHLGDMRDDLVPPYWVSAFCEQKSGRIRWVTPEVQPSGQEPIACTALGKDEQSCILIYNNHAEHTMDKFDVSPCYNLSSFICEN; from the exons ATGCTTCGAAAGCTGCTGCTCGCGTGTCTGCTCGCCAACGTCGTCCTCGGCTTTGTCGACGATGGGCAGTTATCGTTCCGTAACAAAACCTACATAATTGGCAGCAAGAAA ttcTCTTGGTACAAAGCTTTCACTTACTGTGCAGAAAAAGGGATGCACTTGCTCAATCTCGAGTCGATAAACAGCAACAAGTGGCTCACGAATTACCTTGACG TGAAAATCCACCTTGGTGACATGCGGGATGACTTGGTACCGCCGTACTGGGTTTCGGCTTTTTGCGAGCAAAAGTCTGGAAGAATCAGGTGGGTGACACCTGAGGTGCAGCCAAGCGGCCAGGAACCTATCGCGTGCACTGCCCTGGGTAAGGATGAACAAAGTTGCATTCTCATCTACAACAACCACGCCGAGCACACGATGGACAAGTTTGACGTCTCGCCCTGCTACAACTTGTCAAGTttcatttgtgaaaattaa
- the LOC135940219 gene encoding RWD domain-containing protein 1, which translates to MMDHHEEQVNEIEALDSIYCGDFEIISVQPYHEFAIPVRADSDDEVCLSCTLKFTYTPKYPDEVPQIEVQDAENFEETDRLAEHLKETAQENLGMVMVFTLVSAAQEWLNQLGDELKDKKEEMVRLKVEAEEEAERKRFEGTRVTVESFMKWKKAFDEEMSVFKKKVKEDKDSKKLTGKELFLLDKSLNESDLKFLEEGDDFKVDETLFEDMDELDLDEMDEEDDS; encoded by the exons ATGATGGATCATCACGAGGAGCAAGTGAACGAAATCGAGGCATTGGATTCAATTTACTGCGGCGACTTTGAGA TTATCTCCGTGCAGCCTTACCACGAATTTGCCATCCCTGTGCGAGCCGACAGCGACGACGAAGTGTGTTTGTCatgcactttaaaatttacctaCACCCCAAAATACCCTGATGAGGTGCCGCAGATTGAGGTGCAGGACGCGGAAAATTTTGAGGAGACTGACAGATTAGCAGAACATCTAAAAGAGACC GCTCAAGAAAATTTGGGAATGGTTATGGTATTTACTCTGGTATCTGCCGCACAAGAATGGCTGAATCAGCTTGGCGACGAgcttaaagataaaaaagaagaGATGGTGCGGTTAAAAGTCGAAGCCGAAGAAGAAGCGGAAAGA AAACGATTCGAGGGCACACGGGTGACGGTGGAGTCGTTTATGAAGTGGAAGAAGGCGTTTGATGAGGAGATGTCCGTGTTTAAAAAGAAGGTCAAGGAAGACAAAGACTCAAAGAAGTTGACTGGCAAAGAACTCTTTCTCCTGGATAAATCCCTCAATGAATCTGACCTCAAATTCCTTGAAGAAG gagaTGATTTCAAAGTGGACGAGACTTTGTTTGAGGACATGGATGAGCTCGACCTGGACGAGATGGATGAAGAGGATGACAGCTAG
- the LOC135940218 gene encoding uncharacterized protein LOC135940218, which yields METDEPREHEIRRAKLKFRGLEMRFSLTIFLIIAVSFRSGNGQSNSYGSKQSYLESITKGSEYNCMKTCVPQDRKIFVDENYFFGPDPRPTANCDKDNDRAIDVNLCRMNPALTGNLSYISGAMFFFPNMTTTSKLSWHAALKACRNNLGLQMASISDEKENNAFAKFLMENKAALNMQKDSFWTSGANFFGDDFTWMETGDRVVYTNWAGGKLSGGGKCIQISLAGGKMVWKDADCSTESRVVCEVMDECYKSTCDTSATKK from the exons ATGGAAACAGACGAGCCGCGTGAGCATGAAATCAGACGAGCAAAACTAAAATTCCGTGGTCTCGAAATGCGCTTCTCACtcacaatttttctgatt ATTGCAGTCTCATTCAGGAGTGGAAATGGCCAGAGTAACAGTTACGGCTCAAAACAAt CTTACCTGGAGTCGATAACAAAAGGATCGGAGTACAACTGCATGAAAACGTGTGTTCCTCAAGACCGGAAAATATTCGTTGATGAAAACTACTTTTTCGGACCAGATCCTAGGCCGACTGCGAACTGCGACAAAGat AATGATAGGGCAATTGACGTAAACCTGTGCAGAATGAATC CTGCGTTGACTGGCAACTTATCCTACATTTCAGGCGCaatgtttttctttccaaatatGACAACTACATctaag CTTTCCTGGCATGCAGCATTGAAAGCGTGTCGCAACAATCTCGGCCTTCAAATGGCCAGCATTTCGGACGAAAAGGAGAACAACGCTTTCGCGAAATTCCTCATGGAAAACAAAG ctgcCCTTAACATGCAGAAGGACAGCTTTTGGACCTCAGGAGCAAATTTTTTCGGCGACGACTTTACGTGGATGGAAACAGGCGACAGAGTAGTTTACACAAACTGGGCCGGCGGGAAACTTTCCGGGGGTGGAAAATGTATTCAGATTTc GCTGGCTGGAGGGAAGATGGTGTGGAAGGACGCCGACTGCAGCACAGAAAGCAGGGTTGTTTGCGAGGTCATGGATGAATGCTATAAAAGCACTTGTGACACCAGtgccacaaaaaaataa
- the LOC135940216 gene encoding zinc finger protein 234-like — protein MSGKAKVTLLEGFTKIFRHFLQELHQSEVILDYAFSIKTESISDTQDCVSILVTALQDLQIGINDIIVQSQRPPINWCKEEIISPLNEVPLDDPFHDAENFVSDETQQLDAAGLLVHWDDKQEATEEPVIVIKNIDKDAASLEVLNSVFDAVSEKSWTESEPQEPLDEEQQFECLNCNETFSDAGKLEAHRAKNHTLPTACDLCGKALSSVSALQAHCKKEHGGAGCFSCPTCKKRFMLRLSYDRHLKTHNPSLTAVCEICGKAFKRADYMKRHYMMHSQKKPHKCDKCEKTFSNPSSLKIHKNQVHDQVKEHSCEKCGKKFARADKLKDHMKRHDNVRSHSCEFCGRKYVEKRDLRKHLEKCGMNKSVMDKANIAKHADPT, from the exons ATGTCCGGCAAAGCGAAGGTCACGTTGTTGGAAGGCTTCACGAAAATTTTCCGCCACTTCTTGCAAGAG ctgcACCAGTCAGAAGTGATTTTGGATTATGCATTTAGCATCAAAACTGAGAGCATCAGCGACACGCAGGACTGCGTTTCAATCCTTGTGACGGCGCTGCAAGATCTGCAGATTGGGATAAAT GATATCATTGTGCAGTCACAGCGGCCACCGATCAACTGGTGTAAGGAGGAAATTATCTCACCTCTGAATGAG GTTCCACTTGACGATCCATTCCATGACGCGGAAAATTTTGTGTCGGACGAAACGCAGCAGCTGGACGCAGCCGGGCTACTGGTGCACTGGGACGACAAGCAAGAGGCCACCGAGGAGCCGGTTatagtgataaaaaatatagacaaGGATGCCGCCTCGCTGGAGGTGCTCAATTCCGTTTTCGACGCTGTCAGCGAGAAGAGCTGGACTGAGAGTGAGCCCCAAGAGCCTTTAG ATGAGGAACAGCAGTTTGAGTGCCTTAACTGTAACGAGACCTTTTCCGACGCTGGAAAGCTCGAGGCGCACAGAGCCAAAAATCACACTCTGCCCACTGCATGTGACCTCTGCGGAAAA GCTTTATCTTCGGTGTCAGCGCTTCAAGCACACTGCAAAAAAGAGCACGGCGGTGCCGGCTGTTTCTCATGTCCGACGTGCAAGAAAAGATTCATGCTGCGCCTCAGCTACGACCGACACTTGAAGACCCACAACCCGTCGCTCACCGCTGTTTGTGAG ATATGCGGTAAGGCGTTCAAAAGGGCCGACTACATGAAGCGTCACTACATGATGCACTCGCAGAAGAAGCCTCACAAGTGCGACAAATGCGAGAAAACCTTCAGTAATCcatcttcattaaaaatacataaaaat caaGTGCACGACCAAGTGAAAGAGCATTCTTGTGAAAAGTGTGGAAAGAAGTTCGCCAGAGCTGACAAACTGAAGGACCACATGAAACGGCACGATAACGTCAGGAGTCACTCCTGCGAATTCTGCGGCCGGAAATATGTGGAAAAGAGGGATCTCCGAAAGCATCTGGAGAAGTGTGGCATGAACAAGTCTGTGATGGACAAGGCAAATATTGCAAAGCACGCTGATCCAACTtga